The following are encoded in a window of Stigmatella erecta genomic DNA:
- the rsmA gene encoding 16S rRNA (adenine(1518)-N(6)/adenine(1519)-N(6))-dimethyltransferase RsmA — translation MESPRDILKRHGLHAKYSWGQNFLGDAQALEDIADALALRAGEPVVELGPGLGHLTRFLAATGAQVTAVERDRDMISVLEKEAIPGVRVVAGNAATVDFAQVAGVPQVAVVGNLPYHLTSSILFQVLDQRAKVSRAVFTLQKEVVERLAAEPGTRDYGLLSVLLGLHFGIEHLFTLESHLFHPPPKVDSAVVRLTRRASPLAPVVDEERFTRVVKASFAHRRKTLLNSLKSDRTLATPEQYVKALETAGIDPMRRAETLSPEEFAALERGLGPLAEGA, via the coding sequence GTGGAATCTCCGCGCGACATTCTCAAGCGGCACGGGCTGCACGCGAAGTACAGCTGGGGGCAGAACTTCCTCGGGGACGCGCAGGCGCTCGAGGACATCGCCGATGCGCTGGCGCTCCGCGCGGGCGAGCCCGTGGTGGAGCTGGGTCCCGGGCTGGGGCACCTCACGCGGTTCCTGGCGGCCACCGGGGCGCAGGTCACCGCCGTGGAGCGGGACCGGGACATGATCTCCGTGCTGGAGAAGGAGGCCATCCCCGGCGTGCGCGTGGTGGCGGGCAACGCCGCCACGGTGGACTTCGCCCAGGTGGCCGGGGTGCCGCAGGTGGCCGTGGTGGGCAACCTGCCGTACCACCTGACGAGCTCCATCCTCTTCCAGGTGCTGGACCAGCGCGCGAAGGTGTCCCGGGCCGTCTTCACCCTCCAGAAGGAAGTGGTGGAGCGCCTCGCCGCCGAGCCGGGCACACGGGACTACGGGCTGCTCTCCGTGCTCCTGGGGCTCCACTTCGGCATCGAGCACCTCTTCACGCTGGAGTCCCACCTGTTCCACCCGCCGCCCAAGGTGGACTCGGCGGTGGTGCGGCTCACGCGGCGGGCCTCGCCGCTCGCCCCGGTGGTGGACGAGGAGCGCTTCACGCGCGTGGTGAAGGCCTCCTTCGCCCACCGCCGCAAGACGCTGCTCAACTCGCTCAAGTCCGACCGGACGCTGGCCACGCCCGAGCAGTACGTGAAGGCCCTGGAGACGGCCGGCATCGACCCGATGCGCCGCGCGGAGACGCTGTCGCCCGAGGAGTTCGCCGCGCTGGAGCGGGGCCTGGGGCCCCTGGCGGAAGGGGCCTGA
- the tsaD gene encoding tRNA (adenosine(37)-N6)-threonylcarbamoyltransferase complex transferase subunit TsaD has protein sequence MLVLGLETSCDETAAALVEDGRRVLSDVVSTQVDIHRRWGGVVPELASRNHIVQVMPVLHEALTRAGKTLDDVDLISVTSGPGLIGALLVGVQVAKSLSFATGKPFVGANHLEGHLLAIRLLEDAPEPPFLGLVVSGGHTSFYEVQDYGRYRLVGSTRDDAAGEAYDKTARILGLPYPGGLPIDQLAQKGNPEAIHFPRALPQQDTLDVSFSGLKTSVLNHVRKHGVPEGQALADLCASFQEAVADALSRKFVAAARRLGLQRLVICGGVAANSRLRSLCLERAQERGLRLYLPPVRLCTDNGAMIAVAGYEAWRRGLRGDVRLAADPAWRM, from the coding sequence TTGCTCGTACTCGGACTGGAAACCAGCTGTGATGAGACCGCCGCCGCCCTCGTGGAGGACGGCCGCCGCGTGCTCTCGGATGTCGTCTCCACCCAGGTGGACATTCACCGGCGGTGGGGTGGGGTGGTGCCCGAGCTCGCCAGCCGCAACCACATCGTCCAGGTCATGCCGGTGCTGCACGAGGCGCTGACCCGGGCCGGCAAGACGCTCGACGACGTGGACCTCATCTCCGTCACCTCGGGGCCGGGCCTGATCGGCGCCCTGCTGGTGGGGGTGCAGGTGGCCAAGTCGCTCAGCTTCGCCACCGGCAAGCCGTTCGTGGGCGCCAACCACCTGGAAGGGCACCTGCTGGCCATCCGGTTGCTGGAGGATGCGCCCGAGCCGCCGTTTCTCGGCCTGGTGGTCTCCGGCGGGCACACCAGCTTCTACGAGGTTCAGGACTACGGCCGGTACCGGCTGGTGGGCAGCACCCGCGACGATGCGGCGGGCGAGGCCTACGACAAGACGGCGCGCATCCTCGGGCTGCCGTACCCGGGAGGGCTGCCCATCGATCAGCTCGCGCAGAAGGGCAACCCGGAGGCCATCCACTTTCCCCGGGCGCTGCCCCAGCAGGACACCCTGGACGTGTCCTTCTCGGGGCTGAAGACCTCCGTGCTGAACCATGTGCGCAAGCACGGCGTGCCCGAGGGGCAGGCGCTCGCGGACCTGTGCGCCTCGTTCCAGGAGGCGGTGGCCGATGCCCTGTCGCGCAAGTTCGTCGCCGCGGCCCGGCGGCTGGGGCTCCAGCGGCTGGTGATTTGCGGCGGGGTGGCGGCCAACTCGCGGCTGCGCTCGCTGTGCCTGGAGCGGGCCCAGGAGCGGGGGCTGCGGCTCTACCTGCCGCCCGTGCGGTTGTGCACGGACAATGGCGCGATGATCGCCGTTGCGGGGTATGAGGCGTGGCGCCGCGGGCTTCGCGGCGATGTCCGGCTCGCCGCCGATCCGGCGTGGCGGATGTAA
- a CDS encoding response regulator, protein MAKQHLLLVDGDAKSLRVMEVSLKKAGFSVTTAIHGKDALEKVQISPPDLVLADTKMPEMDGFELCKALKSDERFKFIPFVFLTNQKSVEFKVRGLELGGDDYLTKPIYIKEIVTRVRMILQKAEKERIEKRETTKGGFSGSLADMGVVDLVQTFEIGRKTGAISIQGERIGAIYFKEGRVIDAELGRLKGENAFYRMLNTFEGQFEVQFTPLDRPERIEVSTQGLLMEGMRRLDEWGRMLEQLPPLETVFEIDYHQLAERLSEIPDEVNGLLRLFDGKRTLSRVVEDSDFEDLAALGIISKLYFEGLIRELGNISQEPVQSGKPGIEAWLHAVAPPAPAALAPPPAAAPEPVAPAPPQAAAPVPAAPPQPPPPVATPVPLPPVAAVAAEVPAPPPSIPAVVPPVAPASPAAAAAQPANVVVFQPKPKRSGAAVEPEAAPSEAPAKAEPSAFLVEPPPEHRAQEHARRSLLLDWSRVDTDGLGSASTWAPIPSWSPSGRSAPASSSPGAQASAPVTPPSPEPPPAVPPASLSEAEAAASRPPIFGGAAIGPSPVPPVPPPTPAPPSSEVTLVSAPEPESVAEPISVDEVAPQLALPPYPGHGAPAASPAGAKAPDTKPSEPPKASEAKAPAKPAVKEDTASLPTLDLKPAPEPRPAPSKKDAPAKEAPRAAPPKKASGEKNGGVDEQALSQAVKPKRTGLYIGLGIVAIAVAAAVVGLSGSAEQPPAPPAPPGASQAKPAEAPPKPDEKAGAASPDPGLAAKPLVEAPPTPPGLAANPPPPVQAAEAAEEEDTAEPTPQDASKPADPERDYSDFIKQARSAIVNERYKAASSNYRRALRLKPSSDEAREGLGFSLVMGSTSDAAYREAVRLLQDVVKEKDTNSRAWFALGMALQVTSQNAQAVKAYKKYLALEPSGKFASDVRLALKQLGSN, encoded by the coding sequence GTGGCCAAGCAGCACCTGCTCCTGGTCGATGGTGACGCGAAGAGCCTTCGCGTGATGGAGGTCAGCCTGAAGAAGGCCGGCTTCTCCGTCACGACCGCCATCCATGGCAAGGACGCGCTGGAGAAGGTTCAGATCAGCCCGCCGGATCTCGTGCTCGCCGACACGAAGATGCCCGAGATGGACGGCTTCGAGCTGTGCAAGGCGCTCAAGTCCGACGAGCGCTTCAAGTTCATCCCCTTCGTCTTCCTCACCAACCAGAAATCGGTCGAGTTCAAGGTCCGGGGTCTGGAGCTGGGCGGCGACGACTACCTGACGAAGCCGATCTACATCAAAGAGATCGTCACCCGCGTCCGGATGATCCTCCAGAAGGCGGAGAAGGAGCGGATCGAAAAGCGGGAGACGACCAAGGGCGGCTTCAGCGGCAGCCTGGCCGACATGGGCGTGGTGGACCTCGTCCAGACGTTCGAGATCGGCCGCAAGACGGGCGCCATCTCCATCCAGGGCGAGCGCATCGGCGCCATCTACTTCAAGGAGGGCCGCGTCATCGACGCGGAGCTCGGGCGCCTCAAGGGCGAGAACGCGTTCTACCGGATGTTGAACACCTTCGAGGGCCAGTTCGAGGTGCAGTTCACCCCGCTGGACCGCCCCGAGCGCATCGAGGTCTCCACCCAGGGCCTGCTCATGGAGGGCATGCGCCGGCTGGACGAGTGGGGCCGCATGCTCGAGCAGCTGCCGCCGCTCGAGACGGTGTTCGAGATCGACTACCACCAGCTCGCCGAGCGCCTGTCGGAGATCCCCGACGAGGTGAACGGCCTGCTGCGCCTCTTCGACGGCAAGCGCACCTTGAGCCGCGTGGTGGAGGACTCGGACTTCGAGGACCTGGCCGCCCTCGGCATCATCAGCAAGCTCTACTTCGAGGGGCTCATCCGCGAGCTGGGCAACATCTCGCAGGAGCCCGTGCAGAGCGGCAAGCCGGGCATCGAGGCGTGGCTGCACGCGGTGGCCCCTCCGGCGCCCGCGGCCCTGGCCCCGCCCCCCGCCGCCGCCCCGGAGCCCGTGGCCCCGGCCCCGCCTCAGGCCGCGGCGCCCGTGCCCGCCGCGCCGCCCCAGCCGCCGCCTCCTGTCGCCACCCCAGTGCCCCTTCCGCCCGTGGCCGCCGTGGCCGCCGAGGTGCCCGCGCCGCCGCCCAGCATCCCCGCGGTGGTGCCTCCGGTGGCCCCCGCCTCGCCTGCGGCCGCGGCGGCGCAGCCGGCCAACGTCGTCGTCTTCCAGCCGAAGCCCAAGCGCTCCGGTGCGGCCGTGGAGCCGGAGGCTGCTCCCAGCGAGGCCCCGGCGAAGGCCGAGCCGTCCGCGTTCCTCGTGGAGCCGCCTCCCGAGCACCGCGCCCAGGAGCACGCGCGGCGCAGCCTGCTGCTCGACTGGAGCCGCGTGGACACCGATGGCCTGGGCTCGGCGAGCACCTGGGCGCCCATTCCCTCGTGGTCCCCCTCGGGCCGGAGCGCCCCTGCGTCCAGCAGCCCGGGCGCGCAGGCCTCCGCCCCGGTCACGCCGCCGTCTCCGGAGCCGCCCCCGGCGGTCCCTCCGGCCAGCCTCAGTGAGGCCGAGGCCGCCGCGTCCCGTCCTCCCATCTTCGGGGGCGCCGCCATCGGGCCCAGCCCGGTGCCGCCGGTGCCGCCGCCCACGCCGGCCCCGCCCTCGTCCGAGGTGACGCTGGTGAGCGCCCCGGAGCCGGAGTCCGTGGCCGAGCCGATCAGCGTGGACGAAGTCGCCCCGCAGCTGGCGCTGCCTCCCTATCCGGGACACGGCGCCCCCGCGGCGTCCCCCGCCGGCGCCAAGGCGCCCGACACCAAGCCCTCCGAGCCGCCCAAGGCGTCCGAGGCCAAGGCCCCCGCCAAGCCCGCGGTGAAAGAGGACACGGCCTCCCTGCCGACGCTGGACCTCAAGCCCGCCCCGGAGCCGCGCCCCGCGCCGTCCAAGAAGGACGCCCCCGCGAAGGAAGCCCCTCGCGCGGCGCCTCCGAAGAAGGCCTCCGGGGAGAAGAACGGTGGGGTGGATGAGCAGGCGCTCTCCCAGGCCGTGAAGCCCAAGCGCACGGGGCTCTACATTGGCCTGGGCATCGTGGCGATCGCCGTGGCCGCGGCGGTGGTGGGGCTCAGCGGCTCCGCCGAGCAGCCTCCCGCGCCTCCTGCTCCCCCGGGCGCCTCGCAGGCGAAGCCCGCCGAGGCGCCGCCCAAGCCCGATGAGAAGGCGGGGGCTGCCTCCCCGGACCCGGGCCTCGCGGCCAAGCCTCTGGTGGAAGCGCCTCCCACGCCCCCTGGGCTCGCGGCGAACCCCCCGCCTCCGGTGCAGGCCGCCGAGGCCGCCGAGGAAGAGGACACGGCCGAGCCCACGCCCCAGGATGCCTCGAAGCCCGCGGATCCCGAGCGGGACTACTCGGACTTCATCAAGCAGGCGCGCTCGGCCATCGTGAACGAGCGCTACAAGGCGGCCTCGAGCAACTACCGCAGGGCGCTGCGGCTCAAGCCGTCCTCGGACGAGGCCCGCGAGGGCCTGGGCTTCTCGCTGGTCATGGGCAGCACCAGCGACGCCGCCTACCGCGAGGCGGTCCGGCTGCTGCAGGACGTGGTGAAGGAGAAGGACACCAACTCCCGGGCGTGGTTCGCCCTGGGCATGGCGCTCCAGGTCACCAGCCAGAATGCGCAGGCGGTGAAGGCGTATAAGAAGTACCTTGCGCTGGAGCCCTCCGGGAAGTTCGCCTCGGATGTCCGCCTCGCCCTCAAGCAGTTGGGGAGCAACTAG
- a CDS encoding J domain-containing protein, translating to MTTSSVAEALYSAHKSRATGQLTLHAGGRESRLFLQEGNLVGTRLGFGFQSPAQALLQSGRMGAEALDALWARGGAGTPDEDLLEALGVGTDAVTECQVLAHVRRLSQLAERSAFEPGGVEEMFRPIAGTRVVRAALESVQGRAGPSRVYRCVEVTACEPWLARQEERALLESLADFRALEAAEAGQEALLHLLEREGLVESLRVEEWEARERARIEEAQRAEEARLAEEARRAEAAQLAEEARLAEEARLAEAARLAEAAQLAEEARLAEEARLAEEARLVEEARLAEAAQLAEEARLAEEARLAEEARLAEEARLAEEARLAEEARLAEEARLAEEARLAEEARLAEEARLAEEARLAEEARLAEEARLSEEARLAEEARLAEEARLAEEVRLAEEARLVEEARLAEAARLAEEARLAEEARLVEEARLAEEARLAEEARLAEEARLVEEARLAEEEARLAEQARLAEEARLAEEARLAEEARLAEEARLAEEARLAEEVRLAEAARLAEEARLAEEARLAEEARLAEEARLAEEARLVEEARLAEEEARLAEQARLAEEARLAEEARLADEARLAEEARLAEEARLAEEARLAEEARLAEEARLVEEARLAEEEARLAEEARLAEEARLAEEARLAEEARLAEEARLAEEARLAEEARLAEAARLEEEARQAEEARLAEEARLAEEARLAEEARLAEEARLAEEARLAEEARLAEEARLAEEARLAEEARLAEEARLAEEARLAEEARLAEEARLAEEARLAEEARLAEEARLAEEARLAEAARLAEEARLVEEARLAEEARLVEEARLAEEEARLAEEARLAEEARLAEEARLAEAARLEEEARQAEEARLAEEARLAEEARLAEEARLAEEARLAEEARLAEEARLAEEARLAEAARLAEEARLAEEARQAEEARLAEAARLAEEARLAEEARLAEEARRAEEARSLELARLAEEARLAEEARRDEEVRLAEELRLAAEARHAQENARHEEARLAEEARQAEEARVEEERRRAKEARLAEKARRIEAAALEEDARQAEAERLTQEARLAEEARRAEEDRLAEELRQAAEARQMAEAARPFEPTEAPAGLGLDEEARLEEERRRAKEARLAEKARRAAALAPREAEDAREPAPEPVPLVQEAPRAEEAALAEAQRLAEEARLAEEARQAQEARLAEEQRLAEELRLAAEARQLAESHAPAAEVNPAEDAHRQEEARIEERRRAKEARLAEKARQAAEAARLAEEAQQQQNGRVIEEVSLDDTMLLMEEAQQADGARQAESPPAAPEAPSLDEEFLLVEEAPLPSGAPAPPPLAAEPITDFSWSDAIPAPEQPQDVLPPEDREALRLARQWAENELLHDMEEVQRRLVASPAEEWLIDDGDPSSAAGSIPPPPPRSASSLAPGEVDLEQDVWSDLVPPGEDAASPAPLPPAPPPPAAVLAPPETASADVAPAPPASKAGGMPARAGEDDLWRIVTFEEGEGPEDFSSSFEAALSQVDSHLESLVNAGAAGFELPVEATVEAAAEPAPGGFLLPPDDKGTATGQTAPATPAGIAQDADDDLSGLDDWDFNEDDVAGDPSNPDDEAKLRRQRLLRRAMENMGALGARPESPSGAVAESPVPVASAPEAPASAPSAAELGLAQQIEQRYADLQSRKDHFTVLGIPQDTPKDQVKATFLSMAKVFHPDRLPPSLVHLAPKMTAVFDAIREAYEVLHDDAKRASYVEGLKAKAAASKFAGTGPAPAVRSGPSDNPDDLFKMGEVYFRKRDFVAAAEHYERAHALAPKALYLAARAWALYMDPQRKAEVAKAKQMMADAVQADPQCDRAHYQLGVIARVEGDMDRAERHFREAVRTNPKHLEANQELRLIEMRKKNTPPPKKGLFR from the coding sequence ATGACGACCTCGTCCGTCGCCGAAGCGCTGTACTCCGCTCATAAGTCCCGGGCCACGGGGCAGCTGACGCTCCATGCGGGAGGGCGCGAGTCGCGGTTGTTCCTGCAGGAGGGGAACCTGGTCGGCACGCGGCTCGGGTTTGGCTTCCAGAGCCCCGCCCAGGCGCTGTTGCAGTCCGGGCGCATGGGCGCCGAGGCGCTGGATGCGCTCTGGGCCCGGGGCGGCGCGGGCACGCCGGACGAGGATCTCCTGGAGGCCCTCGGGGTGGGGACGGACGCGGTGACCGAGTGCCAGGTGCTCGCGCATGTCCGGAGGCTGAGCCAGCTCGCCGAGCGGTCCGCGTTCGAGCCCGGGGGCGTGGAGGAGATGTTCCGGCCCATCGCGGGGACCCGGGTGGTCCGGGCCGCCCTGGAGTCGGTGCAGGGCAGGGCGGGGCCTTCACGGGTGTACCGCTGTGTCGAGGTGACGGCATGTGAACCGTGGCTGGCCCGGCAAGAGGAGCGGGCGCTCCTGGAGTCGCTCGCGGATTTCCGGGCGCTGGAGGCGGCGGAGGCCGGACAGGAGGCCTTGCTCCACCTGCTTGAGCGCGAGGGGCTCGTCGAGTCACTTCGCGTGGAAGAGTGGGAGGCCCGTGAGCGCGCTCGGATTGAAGAGGCGCAGCGGGCGGAAGAGGCACGGCTGGCCGAAGAGGCGCGGCGGGCGGAAGCGGCACAGCTAGCGGAAGAGGCCCGGCTGGCCGAAGAGGCACGCCTGGCGGAAGCGGCCCGCTTGGCGGAAGCGGCACAGCTAGCGGAAGAGGCACGGCTGGCCGAAGAGGCGCGCCTGGCCGAAGAGGCACGGCTAGTCGAAGAGGCCCGCCTGGCGGAAGCGGCACAGCTAGCGGAAGAGGCACGGCTGGCCGAAGAGGCGCGCCTGGCCGAAGAGGCGCGCCTGGCGGAAGAGGCACGGCTGGCGGAAGAGGCACGGCTGGCGGAAGAGGCGCGGCTGGCCGAAGAGGCGCGGCTGGCGGAAGAGGCACGGCTGGCGGAAGAGGCACGGCTAGCGGAAGAGGCACGGCTAGCGGAAGAGGCGCGGCTGGCCGAAGAGGCGCGCCTGGCGGAAGAGGCGCGGCTGTCCGAAGAGGCGCGGCTGGCCGAAGAGGCACGGCTGGCTGAAGAGGCTCGCCTCGCTGAAGAGGTGCGGCTGGCCGAAGAGGCTCGCCTCGTTGAAGAGGCGCGGCTGGCCGAAGCGGCTCGGCTGGCCGAAGAGGCTCGGCTGGCCGAAGAGGCTCGCCTCGTTGAAGAGGCGCGGCTGGCCGAAGAGGCCCGCTTGGCCGAAGAGGCGCGTCTGGCCGAAGAGGCTCGCCTCGTTGAAGAGGCGCGGCTGGCCGAAGAAGAGGCCCGCCTGGCTGAACAGGCACGGCTAGCCGAAGAGGCCCGTCTCGCTGAAGAGGCACGCCTCGCTGAAGAGGCACGCCTCGCTGAAGAGGCACGCCTCGCTGAAGAGGCACGCCTCGCTGAAGAGGTGCGGTTGGCCGAAGCGGCTCGCCTGGCGGAAGAGGCGCGACTGGCGGAAGAGGCCCGCCTCGCTGAAGAGGCGCGGCTGGCCGAAGAGGCGCGTCTGGCCGAAGAGGCTCGCCTCGTTGAAGAGGCGCGGCTGGCCGAAGAAGAGGCCCGCCTGGCTGAACAGGCACGGCTAGCCGAAGAGGCCCGTCTCGCTGAAGAGGCCCGTCTCGCTGATGAGGCACGCCTCGCTGAAGAGGCTCGGCTGGCCGAAGAGGCTCGGCTGGCCGAAGAGGCTCGGCTGGCCGAAGAGGCTCGGCTGGCCGAAGAGGCTCGCCTCGTTGAAGAGGCACGGCTGGCCGAAGAAGAGGCCCGCTTGGCTGAAGAGGCCCGGCTGGCCGAAGAGGCACGCCTCGCTGAAGAGGCACGCCTCGCTGAAGAGGCTCGGCTGGCCGAAGAGGCGCGTCTGGCCGAAGAGGCCCGCCTCGCTGAAGAGGCGCGGCTGGCCGAAGCGGCTCGCCTGGAGGAGGAGGCGCGACAGGCGGAAGAGGCGCGGCTGGCCGAAGAGGCGCGGCTGGCCGAAGAGGCACGGTTGGCCGAAGAGGCCCGCCTCGCTGAAGAGGCTCGGCTGGCTGAAGAGGCACGCTTGGCCGAAGAGGCGCGGCTGGCCGAAGAGGCGCGGCTGGCCGAAGAGGCCCGCCTCGCTGAAGAGGCGCGGCTGGCTGAAGAGGCGCGGCTGGCTGAAGAGGCCCGCTTGGCCGAAGAGGCCCGCCTCGCTGAAGAGGCCCGCCTCGCTGAAGAGGCCCGCCTCGCTGAAGAGGCCCGCTTGGCCGAAGAGGCCCGCCTCGCTGAAGAGGCTCGGCTGGCCGAGGCGGCCCGCCTCGCTGAAGAGGCGCGGCTGGTCGAAGAGGCTCGGCTGGCCGAAGAGGCTCGCCTCGTTGAAGAGGCGCGGCTGGCCGAAGAAGAGGCCCGCTTGGCTGAAGAGGCCCGGCTGGCCGAAGAGGCACGCCTCGCTGAAGAGGCGCGGCTGGCCGAAGCGGCTCGCCTGGAGGAGGAGGCGCGACAGGCGGAAGAGGCGCGACTGGCTGAAGAGGCTCGGCTGGCCGAAGAGGCCCGCTTGGCCGAAGAGGCCCGCCTCGCTGAAGAGGCTCGGCTGGCTGAAGAGGCTCGGCTGGCCGAAGAGGCCCGCCTCGCTGAAGAGGCTCGGCTGGCCGAAGCGGCTCGGCTGGCCGAAGAGGCCCGCCTCGCTGAAGAGGCGCGACAGGCGGAAGAGGCGCGGCTGGCCGAAGCGGCTCGCCTGGCGGAGGAGGCGCGGCTGGCCGAAGAGGCACGCCTCGCTGAAGAGGCGCGTCGGGCCGAAGAGGCACGCTCCCTTGAGCTGGCGAGATTGGCCGAGGAAGCGAGGCTCGCGGAGGAAGCTCGCCGGGATGAAGAGGTCCGGCTCGCGGAAGAGCTGCGCCTCGCCGCTGAAGCGCGCCACGCTCAGGAAAACGCCCGCCATGAAGAGGCGCGCTTGGCCGAGGAGGCGCGTCAGGCCGAGGAAGCCCGCGTGGAAGAGGAGCGGCGCCGCGCCAAGGAGGCCCGGCTGGCGGAGAAGGCCCGCCGCATCGAAGCCGCCGCTCTTGAAGAGGATGCACGGCAAGCCGAAGCGGAACGTCTGACTCAGGAAGCGCGGCTGGCCGAGGAGGCTCGGCGGGCCGAGGAAGACCGGTTGGCCGAGGAACTGCGCCAGGCGGCAGAGGCCCGCCAAATGGCAGAGGCCGCCCGCCCCTTCGAGCCCACGGAGGCCCCCGCGGGGCTTGGGTTGGACGAGGAAGCCCGCTTGGAAGAAGAGCGGCGCCGCGCCAAGGAGGCCCGGCTGGCGGAGAAGGCCCGCAGGGCCGCGGCCCTGGCTCCTCGCGAGGCGGAAGACGCGCGAGAGCCAGCGCCCGAGCCGGTTCCCCTGGTGCAGGAGGCTCCCAGGGCCGAGGAAGCCGCGCTCGCCGAGGCACAGCGGCTGGCGGAGGAAGCTCGCCTCGCGGAAGAGGCCCGTCAGGCACAGGAGGCGCGCCTGGCCGAAGAGCAGCGTCTGGCCGAGGAGCTGCGTCTGGCCGCGGAGGCTCGCCAGCTCGCGGAGTCCCACGCCCCCGCCGCGGAAGTGAACCCCGCCGAGGATGCACACCGGCAGGAAGAGGCCCGGATCGAAGAGCGGCGCCGCGCCAAGGAGGCCCGCCTGGCGGAGAAGGCCCGTCAGGCGGCCGAGGCGGCCCGCCTCGCGGAAGAGGCCCAGCAGCAGCAGAATGGGCGCGTCATCGAGGAGGTGTCCCTCGATGACACGATGCTCTTGATGGAAGAGGCCCAGCAGGCCGATGGGGCCCGCCAGGCGGAAAGCCCCCCGGCGGCGCCAGAGGCGCCCTCGCTCGATGAGGAGTTCCTGCTGGTCGAGGAGGCACCTCTGCCCTCAGGCGCGCCCGCGCCCCCCCCGCTCGCGGCGGAGCCCATCACCGATTTCTCCTGGTCCGATGCCATTCCCGCGCCGGAGCAGCCCCAGGACGTGCTGCCCCCGGAGGACCGGGAGGCCCTGCGTCTGGCACGGCAGTGGGCGGAGAACGAACTGCTCCATGACATGGAGGAAGTGCAGCGCCGGTTGGTGGCCTCCCCGGCCGAGGAGTGGCTCATCGACGATGGGGATCCGTCCTCCGCCGCCGGGAGCATCCCGCCGCCTCCTCCCCGCAGCGCTTCGTCCCTGGCCCCCGGGGAAGTCGACCTGGAACAGGACGTGTGGAGCGACCTGGTCCCCCCTGGTGAGGACGCGGCGTCCCCGGCTCCCCTCCCGCCGGCCCCTCCCCCCCCAGCGGCGGTCCTCGCGCCGCCGGAGACAGCCTCCGCGGACGTGGCCCCGGCGCCCCCTGCCTCGAAGGCGGGCGGGATGCCTGCCCGTGCCGGGGAGGATGACCTCTGGCGCATCGTCACCTTCGAGGAGGGCGAAGGCCCCGAGGACTTCTCGTCCTCCTTCGAGGCCGCGTTGAGTCAGGTGGACTCCCACCTGGAGAGCCTGGTCAACGCGGGGGCGGCCGGGTTCGAGCTGCCCGTGGAGGCCACCGTCGAGGCGGCGGCCGAGCCCGCGCCTGGAGGTTTCCTGTTGCCTCCTGATGACAAGGGAACGGCAACTGGACAGACTGCACCGGCTACCCCTGCCGGAATCGCTCAAGACGCCGATGATGACCTGAGCGGTCTGGATGATTGGGACTTCAACGAGGACGACGTGGCGGGAGATCCCTCCAATCCGGACGACGAGGCCAAGCTGCGGCGCCAGCGCCTGCTGCGCCGGGCCATGGAGAACATGGGGGCCCTGGGGGCGCGGCCCGAGAGCCCCTCTGGCGCCGTGGCCGAGAGCCCCGTGCCGGTGGCCAGCGCCCCCGAGGCCCCTGCGTCGGCCCCGAGCGCCGCGGAGCTGGGGCTGGCGCAGCAGATCGAACAGCGCTACGCCGATCTGCAGAGCCGAAAGGACCACTTCACCGTGCTGGGGATTCCCCAGGACACCCCGAAGGATCAGGTGAAGGCCACCTTCCTGAGCATGGCGAAGGTGTTCCACCCGGACCGGCTGCCCCCGTCGCTGGTGCACCTGGCGCCGAAGATGACCGCCGTCTTCGATGCCATCCGCGAGGCCTACGAGGTGCTCCACGACGATGCCAAGCGGGCCTCCTACGTGGAGGGCCTCAAGGCGAAGGCCGCGGCGTCCAAGTTCGCGGGCACGGGCCCCGCGCCCGCGGTGCGCTCGGGCCCCAGCGACAACCCGGACGACCTGTTCAAGATGGGCGAGGTCTACTTCCGCAAGCGCGACTTCGTGGCGGCGGCCGAGCACTACGAGCGCGCCCACGCGCTGGCGCCCAAGGCCCTGTACCTGGCTGCCCGGGCCTGGGCGCTCTACATGGACCCCCAGCGCAAGGCCGAGGTGGCCAAGGCCAAGCAGATGATGGCCGATGCGGTCCAGGCGGACCCACAGTGTGACCGGGCCCACTACCAGCTGGGCGTCATCGCCCGGGTGGAGGGGGACATGGACCGGGCCGAGCGCCACTTCCGCGAGGCGGTGCGCACCAACCCGAAGCACCTGGAGGCCAACCAGGAGCTCCGGTTGATTGAAATGCGGAAGAAGAACACCCCTCCGCCCAAGAAGGGGCTCTTCCGCTGA
- a CDS encoding tRNA (cytidine(34)-2'-O)-methyltransferase — MLEPLARPLHLVLVSPQIPPNTGNVARLCAVTGSRLILVEPLGFSIADRDLKRAGLDYWDKVFLKLYPTYSAYLEEFPDARRWLFSARASTSLYAARFEAGDHLVFGSEVTGLLPEVMEGGSGQAVTIPMLEARRSLNLSTSVGIATYEALRQVQLGRAAGQAFPTS, encoded by the coding sequence ATGCTTGAGCCGCTGGCGCGTCCGCTGCACCTGGTCCTGGTCTCCCCCCAGATTCCCCCCAACACGGGCAACGTCGCCCGCCTGTGCGCGGTGACGGGCAGCCGGCTCATCCTGGTCGAGCCCCTGGGCTTCTCCATCGCCGACCGGGACCTCAAGCGGGCCGGGCTGGACTACTGGGACAAGGTGTTTCTCAAGCTGTACCCGACTTATTCAGCCTACCTGGAGGAGTTCCCGGACGCCCGGCGGTGGCTGTTCTCGGCCCGGGCCTCCACCTCGCTCTACGCCGCCCGGTTCGAGGCGGGGGACCACCTGGTGTTCGGCTCGGAGGTGACGGGGCTGCTGCCCGAGGTGATGGAGGGGGGCTCCGGGCAGGCGGTGACGATTCCCATGTTGGAGGCGCGGCGCAGCCTCAACCTCTCCACCTCGGTGGGGATTGCCACCTATGAGGCACTCCGGCAGGTCCAGCTGGGCAGGGCGGCCGGTCAAGCGTTCCCGACAAGTTGA